In Rickettsia endosymbiont of Gonocerus acuteangulatus, the following are encoded in one genomic region:
- a CDS encoding ATP-binding protein → MHDSATLPILLKELGLLTILETWENFLEKAQIEGWSYNKLFSILLEQEVETRHREKVQAYLRKAHLPPGKSLTTFDFSQV, encoded by the coding sequence ATGCATGATTCTGCAACTTTACCAATTCTTCTAAAAGAATTAGGATTATTGACTATACTTGAGACATGGGAAAACTTTTTAGAGAAGGCACAAATTGAAGGATGGAGTTATAATAAACTGTTTTCTATTCTTTTAGAACAGGAGGTAGAGACACGTCATAGGGAAAAAGTACAAGCTTATCTTAGGAAAGCACACTTACCACCTGGTAAATCTTTAACCACTTTTGATTTTAGCCAAGTATAG
- the istA gene encoding IS21 family transposase: protein MQRRVSKWKALHGPEKEIVFRQLHEPGHQCLSDFTVLKGINITIKGQVFQHILYHFRLAYSNWSFMKIIQGGESFTALSQSLQDALWKLGGCPREHRTDSLSAAFKNLYSNSEEDITKSYEAICIHYGMIATRNNRGKGHEHGSVEAAHGHLKRRLEQALLLRGSYDFKSVEEYQDFIDVIVQKHNNRHEAQLNIE, encoded by the coding sequence ATGCAAAGACGTGTTAGTAAGTGGAAAGCACTACATGGTCCGGAGAAAGAAATTGTTTTTCGTCAGTTACATGAACCGGGACATCAATGTTTATCAGATTTCACTGTCTTAAAAGGTATTAATATTACAATTAAAGGTCAGGTATTTCAGCATATTTTATATCACTTTCGCTTAGCTTATAGCAATTGGTCTTTTATGAAAATTATTCAAGGTGGAGAGAGCTTTACTGCTTTATCTCAATCACTACAGGATGCTTTATGGAAGTTAGGTGGCTGCCCACGTGAGCATAGAACAGATAGTTTATCAGCAGCTTTTAAAAATCTCTATTCAAATAGTGAAGAAGATATAACTAAAAGTTATGAAGCAATATGTATCCATTATGGTATGATTGCTACCAGAAATAATCGAGGTAAAGGACATGAACATGGCAGTGTTGAAGCAGCACATGGGCATCTCAAAAGAAGGTTAGAACAAGCTCTTTTACTCCGTGGTTCATATGATTTTAAATCAGTTGAAGAATATCAAGATTTTATAGATGTGATAGTTCAAAAACACAATAACCGTCATGAAGCACAACTTAATATTGAGTGA
- a CDS encoding transposase has translation MSKRIKLQAIPINRTDYCQFLIVSQKNYSLTYYAEHAKKCSHDVINRFLRNEKYTPSLLWEHIKNDVIFSSNGYTIFDDTVLNKRNTKQIEIARSQYSGATGRVTKGIGVVSLVYYNPDINKFWVIDYRIFAPDHDGATKLEHLLNMLNNAVYSKKIPFQTVLFDTWYSTHKIMQHVDSLGKYYYAPIKANRNVSKTHDSKPYKAVKELTFSDEEIRHGVEIHIKGFAKNKHVNLFKFTVSTNRVEYVVTNNKTHKSSKAAQDECGFRWVIESMHREIKQLTGIERCQCRKQRIQRNHISWAFLVWAFLKRTANTIGKTVYQIKLGLLDDYMQQQLRSPSLRYLEPNIA, from the coding sequence ATGTCAAAGAGGATAAAGTTGCAAGCAATACCAATTAATAGGACAGATTATTGTCAATTTTTAATAGTTAGCCAAAAGAATTATAGTTTAACCTACTACGCTGAACATGCAAAGAAATGTAGTCATGATGTTATTAATAGATTTTTAAGGAATGAAAAATATACACCTTCTTTGTTATGGGAACACATCAAGAATGATGTTATTTTTTCATCTAATGGATATACAATATTTGATGATACGGTTTTAAATAAAAGGAATACGAAGCAAATAGAAATTGCAAGATCGCAGTACAGTGGAGCTACAGGTAGAGTTACTAAAGGTATAGGAGTAGTGAGTCTGGTATATTATAACCCTGATATTAATAAGTTTTGGGTAATAGATTATCGAATTTTTGCACCTGATCATGATGGAGCAACAAAACTAGAACACCTATTAAACATGTTAAATAATGCTGTTTATAGCAAGAAGATTCCTTTTCAAACAGTACTTTTTGACACATGGTATTCTACACACAAAATTATGCAACATGTTGACTCTCTGGGGAAATATTATTATGCCCCTATTAAAGCCAATAGAAACGTTAGTAAAACGCACGATTCTAAACCTTATAAAGCTGTAAAAGAGTTGACATTTTCAGATGAAGAGATCAGGCATGGAGTAGAGATTCATATAAAAGGCTTTGCTAAAAATAAGCATGTTAATTTGTTTAAATTTACTGTTTCTACCAACAGAGTTGAGTATGTTGTTACCAATAACAAAACTCACAAATCTTCTAAAGCTGCACAAGATGAGTGTGGCTTTCGATGGGTAATTGAGAGCATGCACAGAGAAATTAAGCAACTTACTGGGATAGAACGTTGTCAATGCAGGAAACAGCGTATTCAACGTAATCATATTAGTTGGGCATTTTTAGTTTGGGCATTTCTCAAAAGGACTGCAAATACAATCGGTAAAACGGTTTACCAAATAAAGTTAGGGCTTTTAGATGACTATATGCAACAACAGCTGCGTTCTCCATCTTTACGATATTTAGAACCAAACATAGCGTAA
- the tgt gene encoding tRNA guanosine(34) transglycosylase Tgt produces the protein MSKFSFNINHQHKKARSGVIITAHGEIRTPAFMPVGTRGTVKAMLPESVAETGADILLGNTYHLMLQPSAERIAKLGGLHKFMNWDKPILTDSGGYQVMSLSKLRKITEEGVSFNSHINGDKYLLTPERSTEIQHLLGSTITMAFDECTPYPATFEEAKTSMQLTTRWAYRSREAFVKRDGYAQFGIIQGSTYEELRKQSAKDLIELNFEGYAIGGLAVGEGQELMFKVLDYAPDFLPQNKPRYLMGVGKPADIIGAVSRGVDMFDCVIPTRSGRNGQAFTKYGTVNIRNSKYAEDNEPLEADCLCPACRNYSKAYLHHLVRIGEILGAMLITWHNLTYFQNLMSRIREYIALGKDFDFTTCMQ, from the coding sequence GTGTCAAAATTTTCCTTTAATATCAATCATCAACATAAAAAAGCAAGAAGCGGTGTTATTATTACTGCTCATGGCGAAATTCGTACGCCTGCTTTTATGCCGGTCGGAACAAGAGGAACAGTTAAAGCAATGCTACCTGAATCGGTAGCCGAAACAGGGGCCGATATTCTGCTTGGTAACACCTACCACTTAATGCTACAACCAAGTGCCGAGCGTATTGCTAAGCTTGGTGGTTTGCATAAATTCATGAATTGGGATAAGCCGATACTAACCGATTCCGGTGGTTATCAAGTAATGTCTCTATCGAAGTTGCGTAAGATAACGGAAGAGGGAGTAAGTTTTAACTCGCATATTAATGGTGATAAATATTTGCTGACGCCTGAGCGTTCTACCGAAATACAGCATTTACTCGGCAGCACTATTACCATGGCTTTTGATGAATGTACGCCTTACCCTGCAACGTTTGAAGAAGCAAAAACCTCTATGCAGCTCACAACTAGATGGGCATATAGATCAAGAGAAGCATTTGTTAAACGAGATGGTTATGCACAGTTTGGTATTATTCAAGGTAGCACTTACGAAGAGTTACGCAAGCAATCGGCTAAAGATTTAATAGAGCTTAATTTTGAAGGATATGCTATAGGCGGTCTTGCAGTTGGGGAGGGGCAAGAACTTATGTTTAAAGTTCTTGATTATGCCCCTGATTTCCTACCGCAAAATAAACCTAGATATTTGATGGGGGTAGGAAAGCCTGCTGATATTATCGGAGCAGTCAGCAGAGGGGTAGATATGTTTGACTGCGTAATCCCGACTAGGTCAGGTCGTAATGGTCAGGCTTTCACGAAATATGGCACGGTAAATATCCGCAATAGTAAATATGCTGAAGATAATGAGCCTTTAGAAGCTGATTGCCTTTGCCCTGCTTGCCGAAATTACAGTAAAGCTTACTTGCATCATTTGGTTAGAATAGGTGAGATACTTGGAGCGATGCTAATAACTTGGCACAATCTTACATATTTCCAAAACCTAATGAGCCGTATTAGAGAGTATATTGCCTTAGGTAAAGATTTTGATTTTACTACTTGTATGCAATGA
- a CDS encoding IS30 family transposase, which yields MMNRKYRHLSREERYEIKRMYDLGVSINKIAQHLTRSKSTISMELKRNKVKDKYMPCVAQEKYENRMYQQELLKIEKNPMLLDYIKNAMIRKKWSPDAIAGKLKLDKNTALCISTESIYRFVYTSAVAAKLKLYSYLPSKRYKRQERGKRRQRIIIPQRISIHQRDAIATKKVEVGNFEADLTFHKGNQSMNIGALVDKKTKLTLCLI from the coding sequence ATGATGAACAGAAAATATAGACACTTATCTCGAGAAGAGAGATATGAGATAAAAAGAATGTATGACCTAGGAGTCAGTATTAATAAGATAGCACAACATCTTACGAGGTCTAAAAGCACTATTAGTATGGAGCTAAAAAGAAATAAGGTAAAAGATAAGTATATGCCTTGTGTTGCTCAGGAAAAATATGAAAACAGGATGTATCAGCAAGAGTTATTAAAAATAGAAAAGAACCCTATGTTGTTAGATTATATTAAAAATGCTATGATTCGCAAGAAATGGTCGCCGGATGCTATAGCCGGAAAGTTAAAACTAGACAAAAATACAGCTTTGTGTATCAGTACAGAAAGTATATATAGATTTGTTTACACTTCTGCAGTAGCAGCTAAATTAAAGTTATATAGCTATTTACCTTCTAAAAGATATAAAAGGCAAGAAAGAGGGAAGAGGCGTCAAAGGATCATTATACCACAAAGGATCTCAATACATCAGCGTGATGCAATAGCTACGAAAAAGGTAGAAGTAGGGAATTTTGAGGCAGATCTTACATTTCATAAAGGTAATCAAAGTATGAATATTGGTGCACTGGTGGATAAAAAGACAAAACTTACGCTATGTTTGATATAA
- a CDS encoding IS256 family transposase, protein MHQKQNEAMNQAIDLLINNDTDISTLLKEDGLLKQLTKRLVEKALQSEMNNHLGYDKYCHTDSDNVRNGKNVKNLVTNNGVIEIEVPRDRSSTFEPALIPKRQRRIEGFDDKIISLYAKGMSLSDIKIQMQELYGADVSESLISQITDDVIEDVKIWQSRPLDRVYAIVFFDCLVVKVRQDKRIINKSVYVALGIDLSGRKDILGLWISENEGAKFWLGNFTEMKNRGMQDMLIACSDNLTGMSEAIEAVFPKTEHQLCIVHQIRNSLKYVSYKDRKELAADLKPIYTASTEEEAHLALESFEAKWSKQYPQIAKSWYVHWENLMVFLGYPEAIRKVIYTTNSVESVNSQLRKVTKNKRVFPNDNAVFKTLYLAIDYMTKKWAMPIPNWNAAMAHFLIKFEGRI, encoded by the coding sequence ATGCACCAAAAACAAAATGAAGCAATGAATCAAGCGATAGATTTATTAATAAATAATGATACAGATATATCAACATTACTTAAAGAGGATGGTTTATTAAAGCAATTAACCAAACGGCTTGTAGAGAAGGCATTGCAGTCAGAGATGAATAATCACTTAGGATATGATAAATATTGTCATACTGATAGTGATAATGTTCGTAATGGTAAGAATGTAAAGAATCTAGTAACAAATAATGGAGTTATAGAGATTGAGGTTCCAAGGGATAGAAGTAGTACATTTGAACCTGCATTAATTCCAAAGCGTCAAAGACGTATTGAAGGATTTGATGATAAAATAATATCGTTATACGCTAAAGGAATGAGCTTATCTGATATTAAGATTCAAATGCAAGAATTGTATGGAGCTGACGTTAGCGAAAGTTTGATAAGTCAAATTACTGATGATGTAATTGAGGATGTCAAGATATGGCAAAGCCGACCATTGGATCGAGTATATGCTATAGTATTTTTTGACTGTTTAGTAGTAAAAGTACGTCAAGATAAACGAATTATCAATAAGTCTGTATATGTAGCATTAGGTATTGATTTATCTGGCAGGAAGGATATTTTAGGATTGTGGATCAGTGAAAATGAAGGAGCAAAATTTTGGCTTGGTAATTTTACTGAGATGAAGAACAGAGGTATGCAAGACATGCTTATTGCTTGCAGTGATAATTTAACCGGTATGTCTGAGGCGATAGAGGCAGTTTTTCCGAAAACCGAACATCAATTATGTATTGTACATCAGATTAGAAATAGTTTAAAATATGTATCATATAAAGACCGAAAAGAATTAGCGGCTGATTTAAAGCCTATTTATACTGCTAGCACAGAGGAAGAAGCACATCTTGCTTTAGAATCTTTTGAAGCTAAATGGAGTAAACAGTATCCACAAATTGCTAAATCTTGGTATGTTCATTGGGAAAATTTAATGGTTTTTCTAGGATACCCTGAGGCGATAAGGAAAGTAATATACACAACGAATAGTGTAGAATCTGTCAATAGCCAATTACGTAAGGTTACCAAGAATAAACGGGTTTTTCCAAATGATAATGCCGTTTTTAAGACCTTATATTTGGCAATTGATTATATGACCAAGAAATGGGCTATGCCGATTCCAAACTGGAACGCAGCTATGGCTCACTTTTTGATAAAATTTGAAGGTAGAATTTAA
- a CDS encoding IS30 family transposase has translation MMNRKYRHLSREERYEIKRMYDLGVSINKIAQHLTRSKSAISMELKRNKVKDKYMPCVAQEKYENRMYQQELLKIEKNPMLLDYIKNAMIRKKWSPDAIAGKLKLDKNTALCISTESIYRFVYTSAVAAKLKLYSYLPSKRYKRQERGKRRQRIIIPQRISIHQRDAIATKKVEVGNFEADLTFHKGNQSMNIGALVDKKSQKIILVLNNSKRATTVTNGFLRKIKTLPNSVRKTITMDNGKEFVGHVAYRLSGFQTFFCDPYRPRQKALVEKMNSMIHRILPKNTDITTVTQRGLDNVAEILNNMPRKIFGYKTPNEIWAENL, from the coding sequence ATGATGAACAGAAAATATAGACACTTATCTCGAGAAGAGAGATATGAGATAAAAAGAATGTATGACCTAGGAGTCAGTATTAATAAGATAGCACAACATCTTACGAGGTCTAAAAGCGCTATTAGTATGGAGCTAAAAAGAAATAAGGTAAAAGATAAGTATATGCCTTGTGTTGCTCAGGAAAAATATGAAAACAGGATGTATCAGCAAGAGTTATTAAAAATAGAAAAGAACCCTATGTTGTTAGATTATATTAAAAATGCTATGATTCGCAAGAAATGGTCGCCGGATGCTATAGCCGGAAAGTTAAAACTAGACAAAAATACAGCTTTGTGTATCAGTACAGAAAGTATATATAGATTTGTTTACACTTCTGCAGTAGCAGCTAAATTAAAGTTATATAGCTATTTACCTTCTAAAAGATATAAAAGGCAAGAAAGAGGGAAGAGGCGTCAAAGGATCATTATACCACAAAGGATCTCAATACATCAGCGTGATGCAATAGCTACGAAAAAGGTAGAAGTAGGGAATTTTGAGGCAGATCTTACATTTCATAAAGGTAATCAAAGTATGAATATTGGTGCACTGGTGGATAAAAAGAGTCAAAAGATTATTTTAGTGCTGAATAACTCCAAGAGAGCTACAACAGTTACCAATGGTTTTTTAAGAAAGATAAAAACTCTTCCAAATAGTGTGAGAAAGACTATTACTATGGATAATGGCAAAGAGTTTGTGGGGCATGTTGCCTATAGACTATCTGGGTTTCAAACTTTCTTTTGTGATCCATACCGCCCTAGACAAAAAGCATTAGTGGAAAAAATGAATTCTATGATTCATAGAATTTTACCTAAAAATACAGATATTACTACCGTTACACAAAGAGGTCTTGACAATGTTGCTGAGATTTTAAATAACATGCCAAGAAAGATTTTTGGTTATAAAACCCCCAATGAAATTTGGGCAGAAAATTTATAG